The DNA sequence acacacacacacacacacacagagagagagagagagagagagagagagagggaggatatGGTGAGGTGGGCGTCGCCGCAGATTTACGACGAACGGGAGGGTTGAGGTGAACGTTGGGTCAGGGGTGAGAGCAAGAGAGGGAGGAGATGCAGATTGCTTGTGAGCCTTATGGGTCCAGAACCTCATGgttccagaaacaagaattatcaaacacctctcttacctgtttctgtttccagaaacagcaatttCTGTTTATGTCGTTTCTTGgaacagaaacggcaaaaacgttatcaaacgggcccctagaTTACCCctcattttcacttgtaacctattaaatttttttcaaattgattgggaaTGAAAATCAATACTTTACATGGGCCCCATTCCTCCATTAGAGGGTAGCGAGTTCCCATAAATTTAAATCTCTTTTCATTGTGGAAGGATTAAGTGGTAtgtatcaaatttttttaatctctaaaACCATATGTCGCAATCCTAATAGAGAATGTAATGTTAAATTTAATATCAATCCGAATTAGTAGCAATTGAgactgataccaatccaatactgataaaaaaaaaaatagattactaAACCCGTGATGATggataagacaaaaaataaacaataacctTGATGATGGATGANNNNNNNNNNNNNNNNNNNNNNNNNNNNNNNNNNaaaaaaaaaaaaaaaaaactaaatactaatgcatttaaaaaaataatgacacGAGAGCCAAGGAGGAGTTTGAGTTTTAGTCAACAAAGCAATATTTAAACCAAATGATAATAAAAGGACAAAGCCGATTGGTTGTTTTCTTAGATTAGTAAAAGCAtgttttgaacaaaaaaatttgaaaaaagtttagTAGGTTACAGCTTACAAGTGAAAAGAATGGGTAATCTGAGTATTtaaaaagatgagaaaaaagaGTTGTATAATTCCAAAAGCAGGGGAGTATcataaaaaaggtaaaaaaataagaaaattttcataaataggTAGGCCTCAAGAAGAATTGGACTCTTCGACTTTTTTATTGTGAGGAGTTAGTATTTGCCAACTAAACTACTCTGCTatatttggtagccaagagaagaaaagaaaagaaaaaatgatctagataagaaatgagaagaaaagaagagacatgaaatggtgagaaaatataaaagtatgtatgtttggttaccattataagaaaagaaaagaaattttttttatattttctcatattttcttgtATCTTTAACAAGATTTTTCTTAGGGAGCAAAAATAAACTTTACAATTCTCAAGgagaattttaaatttaaaaactgaatcttctctataggggtgtcaatcggtcggtccggctcggttttagtccaggttgagtcggtttcggtgtgggaaagctgaaaccgaaaccgaacccaaaccaataaggaaattccgatttcggtttggtttcgattttggtgcGGCTtgatttcggtttgtcttcggtttcttaaatcgatttgtaaccgggttggttttggtttttggtccagtttggattcgactttccatacaaatgtatacaaaactatgcaaattttgatttttttttttaatgaattttggagtgtttcggtttcttatcggtttggtttcaatttcggtatgggttttgagccggttttggcttggttttgggttcatccggttttcgatgcgattcgatttggttttggggttgcaatactccaaaccaaaccgaaccaataaggcttcggttcgatttgatccatattgttatcggtttggtccggccggttttaccagttcagtttaggaattgacacccctgctTCTCTAGATCAAAAAATGCCCAGTataaagagaaattcttaaacaaaaaataaaaagtatgaacttttattgtattttttcttttatattcttcacttcccttgcctacaaaACACAGCCTTGAGGTAAAAACGAGTAACGCTGTTTGACAGATTCCTTCCCTGCTATGAATTAATATGATTCGGCCGAATTCTCATTCCTTTCCAAATGAAATGTGTACACgtctttccaccaaaaaaaaagaaagaaatgtgtACACTTATCGCTTTGAAGCCAAACCTGGCTTCGGTGTATTATATATTTGGTTTCATCTACCGTCCAGTGGGTCCACTTGCTTGACAAATGCTTCCAAGTCCAACAACCAATGCAGCGAGTCAAACCCACGAACGGTAGTTAAAAGAGTCGTTGTTTGGCTCGCGAGCGTGGGGACCTGGGTGTTATGTGCATGGAGCTCTGGGAATGCCATGGATGCCATGGAAATGTTGGTATGTGTGAATTGACGAAATACACCCTAGGCCCCCTATATGCTTCGGGATTCCATTTCCCATCCATCATCCATCCATGATGGCCATGAATGGCTTAATACACTTCAGTCTTCACGGAGATATCGCCACGCGGAACGGGTAATCCTGTAATTTAACAGATTTTCAAGGGCTTTCTTATAAATCTAACTACCAATTTAAACGTAACGACTCAATTCCAAAAGGACAAAATCAACAGTTAGGAAACACCATTCCCACGCAACCATCAACTACCCCATCCattcgctctctctctctttcccccacTCTCACTCCTCCAGTCCTCCTTCCCGTCGTAAGTCCCTTCTCCCACGAAACTTCCTTAACTTCTCTCTCTAacacgccaaagaaagaaagtgaatCTCTTGTCTATGTCAGATAGAAGTTTCAGGCGAAGAGGTCCGGCCACAAACCGGAAGAGTAGACTACCGAAGCCCACGCTGTCGTTTCGCCGGCGAGCCCCGACGCCCAGAATATCAAAAACCCCAAAGTCCATCAAAATCCTCCAGCGATGTCATTCGGAGCCGATCCTTTATACCTTCAGACTTTTCTTGGGCGACAAGAACGACGACTACGAAGCTCAGATACCAAAACCCGATGCCTTCCTCTTCCGGCGCCATCAGACTTGTATGGACGTCTTCACATCTCCCTTTGGGTCTCCGATACCGTCGCCGTCTCCTCGTAGTGCCGATGTAAGAATAAAATTCATCTTTTCTCCGCTGATTTCAAGTGGATCCTTTTGCCTTTAGGATtaaatttagagaaaattgGGCTCTAATCTTTTGTGTGTGTGCGCAGGTATATAGTAAGGATGCGAAAGTGGTGGTGACGGTGACGGTGGAGGGAAGCCCGGGGCCGTTGAGGACGATGGTGAAGTTGGGATCAAGCGTGGAAGATACCATAAAGGTGGTGGTCGACAAGTACAGAGATGAACGACGGACCCCTCATCTGGATCGCGACGCTGCTTCCTCATTCCAGTTGCATCATTCTTACTTCAGCCTAGACAGTAAGTCCCTCTTTACATCTATTTGCTCTTTCTTGCTCTCGCTGCAATCTTCAGAGACATATTTTCCAAGTGAAGAAAATAAGGGTACCTGGTTattcttgggagagagagacctgGTTTCAAGTTTGAACTTTGGACGTTATTAACTGATTTTGGTAATTGATGGCTAACAAATCATAGAACACCCATATCAAAAACCAAATCATAGAATACAAATTTGGGGAAATTTTATATATTCAATCTGATGATCAAGAGAAGGGAAATAGGAGTTGCAGCATTTGTGTGCCCCATCATTCCTTCGCTTCTCCTCCCCCAATAATGAAGAAAACTAATTCCAATTACAGTTCTTtgattgtttttttgtttttggtggggTTGGGGGAGGGCTCCAATCTAATGGTCCACATGGACGGCCTAACGAATTGAGTTCCTCCTTGATGAAATGGTGGAACCCACATGATAGATGACAtgggcgaattggggattgtatGGATAGGCGCACATTGCAGGTTCGATTCTCATCTGCGCATCTgagatttaagtggagactgtAACGGTGGGTTACTGCATTAGTCTCTCCAAGGATTAGTTGAAGTACGCGTAAGCTAGTCCggacaccttgattaacaaaaaagataaaaacgAGGTAGATGATTATAGTTTGTATTGACCATCTTTTGGATAATAGCCATACATGTGTACCACCAAGTAACCATTATAGAACATTTCTAACCAAGGAAAGGATTATGGTCCATGAATTTTATGGAGAATGGGAATCAATTAGGATTCCATTGTTAGTGGCCTGGTTGGGATACATTCCTTGAGTgcttgaaaagtaaaaaaagtaATTGTTGGCTTTTCAAA is a window from the Macadamia integrifolia cultivar HAES 741 chromosome 5, SCU_Mint_v3, whole genome shotgun sequence genome containing:
- the LOC122079103 gene encoding uncharacterized protein At4g22758-like, which encodes MSDRSFRRRGPATNRKSRLPKPTLSFRRRAPTPRISKTPKSIKILQRCHSEPILYTFRLFLGDKNDDYEAQIPKPDAFLFRRHQTCMDVFTSPFGSPIPSPSPRSADVYSKDAKVVVTVTVEGSPGPLRTMVKLGSSVEDTIKVVVDKYRDERRTPHLDRDAASSFQLHHSYFSLDSLDKAQTIGEAGNRSFYLRTSSFSRESSFNSDGGGVASSNTDVMAQVVSVKAKTATPAIASLPLIIFSQDFIARKIHKIVRRTCKLWKLMGCVYCE